The following are from one region of the Penaeus chinensis breed Huanghai No. 1 chromosome 5, ASM1920278v2, whole genome shotgun sequence genome:
- the LOC125025870 gene encoding uncharacterized protein LOC125025870 isoform X1, producing the protein MAAAAGIGRSALGCMRREGKAPEAPAGCCAFRPARRSGSSPSSSDAGSRPKVCIDLVYTSPEAAPVRGVGAARLCGDGGMLSGVARRSNCLEAQAGAMVSVVGGLLSQSALRAVGVEERPQRPVSLLGKGQVGAHANWMQARLSKGVAAHWSKSEPAPTLVMDGPAILGQSGLSDSYEHDPVGSSDLKGHRDSAPLLGTWACVGTLLEPHRRARNVLTVDRSASPSCLSRVPTSTSAPCSSASGALTTSAPTFTSPSTTAALPATRMCSSRLVHKTYGAASHQAGYDPAPEGPASGCAHVTGPTSPARAPARVPGITNVSAPGGCVTAGSRGFRGSRRRPSKPKGAKSTGRCRYGAKGRSESGPVHRHLAGAEAAFNVAPVTEEVGAGSRSLRFTGGVAATGHVFLLTPGTCPESVMTSDTGTAVKRNFVRKIVKTRIRHESNELGNINYPLGQVRYERPVAPLSDETTWGCLTSVAQTCENEQQIFSIHSDGVPIPTDRVICGEDVAEATRGASAGGHVLGLTGRAGQASDGASVAASGSWAAGLPLRQALSPQCPAPPRASHPCHDSVWTAASCHVPVMNAHAHEHSRVTAPDRPPDGHPPPPEPPPRVVTTGGAWEDGKAAPPEAEDAAKGHSLFTLRTTCGRGQWAAGVREDIRAFDIYKISGGACASHVPPLPALPTQSDTDTDTDEGSLGRAPRALRKRKINAEVRDGVERKRYRESEDEEEEEDRLRLEGVTLLLPTPVQLHSDFNKPRLGADVSVARTLSCPLLPQELCPSPTASPFAPTTVPPTASHPETTACDAEDPAAPAALNAASATTPSDSVASAPATPPSSTSPSSTAAATAGSASSTSRACCGAPLLAASPGALSSGCDDADDTSSEDTLSDDDDDDDDGASTVVPEDFWDETDSDIEVLVQSESWVDLSNQPSSPDRVTPLPFGNGEEYLRLLREAQKDSNQSSARVSLASSRRDTPRDSPHDSPKSPPNSPNTEMATDPEEAAVLKGVYINYYNKEGDFIRVEKNTETDWIWDWSSRPDQTPPKEWRFSHPRKGVSRGASIRRVMVGNSSLFSRDVLYTLLITNVLSLILGTGIGIWLSKRSGSNVISTLPIN; encoded by the exons ATGGCGGCGGCTGCAGGGATCGGTCGCTCAGCCCTCGGCTGCATGCGTCGCGAAGGAAAAGCTCCCGAAGCGCCGGCGGGCTGCTGTGCTTTTCGGCCGGCCCGGAGATCAGGGTCGAGTCCTTCGTCGTCGGACGCGGGATCCCGACCCAAGGTCTGTATAGACCTTGTCTATACCTCGCCTGAGGCCGCGCCGGTCAGGGGAGTCGGAGCTGCGCGGCTGTGCGGCGACGGCGGGATGCTTTCAG GCGTAGCAAGACGTAGCAATTGCTTAGAGGCGCAGGCTGGGGCGATGGTTAGCGTGGTGGGAGGCCTATTGTCACAGAGCGCCCTTCGGGCAGTGGGCGTCGAGGAGCGGCCGCAAAGGCCTGTCTCGCTCCTCGGAAAGGGGCAGGTGGGCGCTCACGCCAATTGGATGCAAGCCCGACTCTCGAAAGGCGTGGCCGCCCACTGGAGCAAGAGCGAACCCGCCCCGACCCTCGTGATGGACGGCCCGGCCATCTTGGGTCAGTCTGGCCTCTCAGACTCATATGAGCATGACCCAGTTGGATCGTCCGACCTGAAAGGTCACCGTGACTCTGCCCCCCTTCTTGGCACCTGGGCTTGTGTAGGGACATTGTTGGAGCCTCACAGGAGGGCTAGAAATGTCTTGACAGTAGACAGGAGCGCGTCGCCTTCGTGTTTGTCACGCGTCCCCACATCTACCTCGGCTCCCTGCTCTTCGGCGTCTGGTGCATTGACCACGAGTGCCCCCACGTTTACCTCACCATCGACGACGGCAGCACTGCCAGCTACACGGATGTGTAGTTCTAGGCTTGTACACAAAACGTACGGGGCCGCGAGCCACCAAGCCGGGTATGACCCAGCGCCCGAAGGACCTGCGAGCGGCTGTGCTCACGTGACGGGCCCCACGAGCCCTGCCCGAGCGCCCGCGCGTGTGCCTGGAATCACGAACGTATCCGCGCCAGGTGGATGTGTGACGGCTGGATCCAGGGGCTTCAGAGGCAGTAGGCGACGCCCTAGCAAACCGAAGGGCGCGAAGAGTACAGGGAGATGTAGATACGGAGCAAAAGGTAGATCCGAGAGTGGTCCGGTGCACAGACATCTGGCAGGAGCAGAGGCAGCCTTCAATGTTGCACCTGTCACTGAGGAAGTCGGTGCTGGTAGTCGAAGCCTCAGGTTCACTGGCGGGGTCGCTGCAACAGGTCACGTGTTCTTGCTTACGCCCGGGACCTGCCCGGAGAGCGTCATGACTAGTGATACGGGCACAGCAGTGAAGAGGAACTTCGTTAGGAAAATAGTCAAGACTCGCATCAGGCATGAATCTAACGAACTTGGAAACATTAATTATCCGTTGGGTCAAGTACGTTACGAGAGGCCTGTGGCCCCGCTTTCAGACGAAACTACTTGGGGATGTTTGACCTCCGTGGCCCAAAcgtgcgagaacgagcagcagaTTTTTTCAATCCACAGCGACGGAGTGCCCATTCCTACGGATCGAGTCATCTGCGGTGAGGACGTGGCCGAGGCTACGAGGGGGGCAAGCGCGGGAGGGCACGTGCTGGGCCTCACGGGCAGAGCGGGGCAGGCCAGCGACGGCGCTTCGGTGGCGGCCTCTGGCAGCTGGGCGGCGGGGCTGCCGCTTCGCCAAGCTCTCTCGCCTCAGTGTCCCGCTCCCCCACGCGCTAGTCACCCTTGCCACGATTCTGTGTGGACTGCAGCTTCCTGCCACGTCCCTGTCATGAACGCTCACGCGCACGAGCACTCCCGAGTGACAGCCCCTGACAGGCCGCCTGACGGCCACCCACCGCCGCCCGAGCCGCCTCCACGAGTCGTCACGACAGGCGGCGCTTGGGAGGACGGAAAGGCCGCGCCTCCCGAGGCAGAAGATGCAGCCAAGGGACACTCACTCTTCACGCTAAGGACGACGTGCGGGCGCGGCCAGTGGGCGGCCGGGGTCAGGGAAGACATTCGCGCCTTTGACATCTATAAGATCAGTGGGGGGGCGTGCGCGAGCCAcgtgccccccctccccgctctccccacCCAGTccgacactgacactgacactgacgaAGGCTCACTCGGGAGGGCTCCGCGGGCTCTCAGGAAGCGGAAGATTAATGCCGAGGTGCGAGACGgagtagaaaggaagaggtacagagaaagcgaggacgaggaagaggaggaagacaggctCAGGCTCGAGGGCGTGACGCTGCTCCTGCCAACGCCCGTGCAGCTCCACAGTGACTTCAACAAGCCGAGACTCGGTGCCGACGTCAGTGTTGCTAGAACGCTCTCGTGTCCCTTACTTCCTCAGGAGTTGTGTCCCTCCCCCACTGCCTCCCCTTTCGCCCCAACCACCGTTCCACCCACAGCCTCACACCCCGAAACCACCGCCTGCGATGCCGAGGACCCTGCCGCCCCAGCCGCCCTCAACGCAGCCTCTGCCACGACGCCTTCTGACTCCGTCGCCAGCGCCCCCGCGACGCCCCCCTCTTCGACAAGCCCCAGCTCGACCGCCGCGGCCACAGCAGGCTCTGCTTCCAGCACGAGCCGAGCGTGTTGTGGGGCCCCTCTCCTCGCCGCGTCACCCGGTGCCTTGTCCTCAGGCTGTGACGATGCCGACGACACTTCGAGCGAGGACACCCTaagtgacgacgacgacgacgatgacgacgggGCGTCCACTGTCGTGCCCGAAGACTTTTGGGACGAAACGGACTCCGACATCGAAGTCCTGGTTCAGTCGG AGTCTTGGGTGGACCTGTCCAACCAGCCCAGCAGTCCCGACCGCGTGACCCCGCTCCCTTTCGGCAACGGCGAGGAGTACTTGCGTCTCCTGAGGGAGGCTCAGAAAGACAGCAATCAATCCTCTGCCAGggtctccctcgcctcctcgcgcCGTGACACGCCGAGGGACTCTCCTCATGACTC ACCCAAGTCGCCTCCAAACAGTCCTAATACGGAAATGGCCACGGATCCTGAGGAGGCTGCCGTGTTGAAAGGAGTCTATATAAACTATTATAATaag GAGGGCGACTTTATCCGTGTAGAGAAGAATACTGAAACAGACTGGATTTGGGATTGGAGCAGCCGACCAGATCAGACTCCACCTAA GGAGTGGAGGTTTAGTCACCCTCGAAAGGGTGTCAGTCGTGGTGCTAGTATTCGTCGGGTGATGGTAGGaaattcatctctcttctcccgaGACGTGCTGTACACCCTCCTCATCACCAATGTTCTGTCCCTTATCCTTGGTACTGGTATTGG gATCTGGCTATCTAAACGTTCAGGTAGCAATGTGATCTCAACATTACCCATCAATTGA
- the LOC125025870 gene encoding uncharacterized protein LOC125025870 isoform X2 — protein MATPRRSSDEKTLGGVARRSNCLEAQAGAMVSVVGGLLSQSALRAVGVEERPQRPVSLLGKGQVGAHANWMQARLSKGVAAHWSKSEPAPTLVMDGPAILGQSGLSDSYEHDPVGSSDLKGHRDSAPLLGTWACVGTLLEPHRRARNVLTVDRSASPSCLSRVPTSTSAPCSSASGALTTSAPTFTSPSTTAALPATRMCSSRLVHKTYGAASHQAGYDPAPEGPASGCAHVTGPTSPARAPARVPGITNVSAPGGCVTAGSRGFRGSRRRPSKPKGAKSTGRCRYGAKGRSESGPVHRHLAGAEAAFNVAPVTEEVGAGSRSLRFTGGVAATGHVFLLTPGTCPESVMTSDTGTAVKRNFVRKIVKTRIRHESNELGNINYPLGQVRYERPVAPLSDETTWGCLTSVAQTCENEQQIFSIHSDGVPIPTDRVICGEDVAEATRGASAGGHVLGLTGRAGQASDGASVAASGSWAAGLPLRQALSPQCPAPPRASHPCHDSVWTAASCHVPVMNAHAHEHSRVTAPDRPPDGHPPPPEPPPRVVTTGGAWEDGKAAPPEAEDAAKGHSLFTLRTTCGRGQWAAGVREDIRAFDIYKISGGACASHVPPLPALPTQSDTDTDTDEGSLGRAPRALRKRKINAEVRDGVERKRYRESEDEEEEEDRLRLEGVTLLLPTPVQLHSDFNKPRLGADVSVARTLSCPLLPQELCPSPTASPFAPTTVPPTASHPETTACDAEDPAAPAALNAASATTPSDSVASAPATPPSSTSPSSTAAATAGSASSTSRACCGAPLLAASPGALSSGCDDADDTSSEDTLSDDDDDDDDGASTVVPEDFWDETDSDIEVLVQSESWVDLSNQPSSPDRVTPLPFGNGEEYLRLLREAQKDSNQSSARVSLASSRRDTPRDSPHDSPKSPPNSPNTEMATDPEEAAVLKGVYINYYNKEGDFIRVEKNTETDWIWDWSSRPDQTPPKEWRFSHPRKGVSRGASIRRVMVGNSSLFSRDVLYTLLITNVLSLILGTGIGIWLSKRSGSNVISTLPIN, from the exons GCGTAGCAAGACGTAGCAATTGCTTAGAGGCGCAGGCTGGGGCGATGGTTAGCGTGGTGGGAGGCCTATTGTCACAGAGCGCCCTTCGGGCAGTGGGCGTCGAGGAGCGGCCGCAAAGGCCTGTCTCGCTCCTCGGAAAGGGGCAGGTGGGCGCTCACGCCAATTGGATGCAAGCCCGACTCTCGAAAGGCGTGGCCGCCCACTGGAGCAAGAGCGAACCCGCCCCGACCCTCGTGATGGACGGCCCGGCCATCTTGGGTCAGTCTGGCCTCTCAGACTCATATGAGCATGACCCAGTTGGATCGTCCGACCTGAAAGGTCACCGTGACTCTGCCCCCCTTCTTGGCACCTGGGCTTGTGTAGGGACATTGTTGGAGCCTCACAGGAGGGCTAGAAATGTCTTGACAGTAGACAGGAGCGCGTCGCCTTCGTGTTTGTCACGCGTCCCCACATCTACCTCGGCTCCCTGCTCTTCGGCGTCTGGTGCATTGACCACGAGTGCCCCCACGTTTACCTCACCATCGACGACGGCAGCACTGCCAGCTACACGGATGTGTAGTTCTAGGCTTGTACACAAAACGTACGGGGCCGCGAGCCACCAAGCCGGGTATGACCCAGCGCCCGAAGGACCTGCGAGCGGCTGTGCTCACGTGACGGGCCCCACGAGCCCTGCCCGAGCGCCCGCGCGTGTGCCTGGAATCACGAACGTATCCGCGCCAGGTGGATGTGTGACGGCTGGATCCAGGGGCTTCAGAGGCAGTAGGCGACGCCCTAGCAAACCGAAGGGCGCGAAGAGTACAGGGAGATGTAGATACGGAGCAAAAGGTAGATCCGAGAGTGGTCCGGTGCACAGACATCTGGCAGGAGCAGAGGCAGCCTTCAATGTTGCACCTGTCACTGAGGAAGTCGGTGCTGGTAGTCGAAGCCTCAGGTTCACTGGCGGGGTCGCTGCAACAGGTCACGTGTTCTTGCTTACGCCCGGGACCTGCCCGGAGAGCGTCATGACTAGTGATACGGGCACAGCAGTGAAGAGGAACTTCGTTAGGAAAATAGTCAAGACTCGCATCAGGCATGAATCTAACGAACTTGGAAACATTAATTATCCGTTGGGTCAAGTACGTTACGAGAGGCCTGTGGCCCCGCTTTCAGACGAAACTACTTGGGGATGTTTGACCTCCGTGGCCCAAAcgtgcgagaacgagcagcagaTTTTTTCAATCCACAGCGACGGAGTGCCCATTCCTACGGATCGAGTCATCTGCGGTGAGGACGTGGCCGAGGCTACGAGGGGGGCAAGCGCGGGAGGGCACGTGCTGGGCCTCACGGGCAGAGCGGGGCAGGCCAGCGACGGCGCTTCGGTGGCGGCCTCTGGCAGCTGGGCGGCGGGGCTGCCGCTTCGCCAAGCTCTCTCGCCTCAGTGTCCCGCTCCCCCACGCGCTAGTCACCCTTGCCACGATTCTGTGTGGACTGCAGCTTCCTGCCACGTCCCTGTCATGAACGCTCACGCGCACGAGCACTCCCGAGTGACAGCCCCTGACAGGCCGCCTGACGGCCACCCACCGCCGCCCGAGCCGCCTCCACGAGTCGTCACGACAGGCGGCGCTTGGGAGGACGGAAAGGCCGCGCCTCCCGAGGCAGAAGATGCAGCCAAGGGACACTCACTCTTCACGCTAAGGACGACGTGCGGGCGCGGCCAGTGGGCGGCCGGGGTCAGGGAAGACATTCGCGCCTTTGACATCTATAAGATCAGTGGGGGGGCGTGCGCGAGCCAcgtgccccccctccccgctctccccacCCAGTccgacactgacactgacactgacgaAGGCTCACTCGGGAGGGCTCCGCGGGCTCTCAGGAAGCGGAAGATTAATGCCGAGGTGCGAGACGgagtagaaaggaagaggtacagagaaagcgaggacgaggaagaggaggaagacaggctCAGGCTCGAGGGCGTGACGCTGCTCCTGCCAACGCCCGTGCAGCTCCACAGTGACTTCAACAAGCCGAGACTCGGTGCCGACGTCAGTGTTGCTAGAACGCTCTCGTGTCCCTTACTTCCTCAGGAGTTGTGTCCCTCCCCCACTGCCTCCCCTTTCGCCCCAACCACCGTTCCACCCACAGCCTCACACCCCGAAACCACCGCCTGCGATGCCGAGGACCCTGCCGCCCCAGCCGCCCTCAACGCAGCCTCTGCCACGACGCCTTCTGACTCCGTCGCCAGCGCCCCCGCGACGCCCCCCTCTTCGACAAGCCCCAGCTCGACCGCCGCGGCCACAGCAGGCTCTGCTTCCAGCACGAGCCGAGCGTGTTGTGGGGCCCCTCTCCTCGCCGCGTCACCCGGTGCCTTGTCCTCAGGCTGTGACGATGCCGACGACACTTCGAGCGAGGACACCCTaagtgacgacgacgacgacgatgacgacgggGCGTCCACTGTCGTGCCCGAAGACTTTTGGGACGAAACGGACTCCGACATCGAAGTCCTGGTTCAGTCGG AGTCTTGGGTGGACCTGTCCAACCAGCCCAGCAGTCCCGACCGCGTGACCCCGCTCCCTTTCGGCAACGGCGAGGAGTACTTGCGTCTCCTGAGGGAGGCTCAGAAAGACAGCAATCAATCCTCTGCCAGggtctccctcgcctcctcgcgcCGTGACACGCCGAGGGACTCTCCTCATGACTC ACCCAAGTCGCCTCCAAACAGTCCTAATACGGAAATGGCCACGGATCCTGAGGAGGCTGCCGTGTTGAAAGGAGTCTATATAAACTATTATAATaag GAGGGCGACTTTATCCGTGTAGAGAAGAATACTGAAACAGACTGGATTTGGGATTGGAGCAGCCGACCAGATCAGACTCCACCTAA GGAGTGGAGGTTTAGTCACCCTCGAAAGGGTGTCAGTCGTGGTGCTAGTATTCGTCGGGTGATGGTAGGaaattcatctctcttctcccgaGACGTGCTGTACACCCTCCTCATCACCAATGTTCTGTCCCTTATCCTTGGTACTGGTATTGG gATCTGGCTATCTAAACGTTCAGGTAGCAATGTGATCTCAACATTACCCATCAATTGA